The Candidatus Hydrogenedentota bacterium DNA segment CGCCACATCACATGCGATCATTCCTGATATTCCTTCTTAAAAGTTCGCGTCTTCCAGAATGCCTTTGAGGGTCTTCATGAACTGGGCAGCCACCGCGCCGTCTATTACCCGGTGATCGCTCGACAGGGTCATCTTCATGATTGGCCGCACGTGGATGCCGCCGTCAATTACCACGGGCCGTTCCTTGATTTGGCCGACCGCCAGAATCGCGCTGTCCGGCTGGTTGATGATAGCCGTGAAATGGTCCACGCCGAACGCACCGAGATTCGACACCGTAAACGTATTCCCCGAGTAATCATCGGGCAGCAACTTCCCGGTGCGGGCTTTCTCGGCGAGTTCCCCACAGACCCGGTTGATGTCTTTGAGCGTCTTGTTCTGTGCCTGGCGCACCACCGGCACGATCAGGCCCGCCGGCAACGCCACCGCGAATCCGAGGTTGATATCGCCTGCCAGTTCGATGGCATCACCCGCCCAGCGCGCATTAACCTGAGGATGCTGCTGAATAGCGAGCGCTACCGCGCGAAGCACCAAATCGTTGAAGGACGCCTTGAATTCCGAGCACGAGCGGCGGAAGGCCATTGATGCGGCCATATCAACCTCGACGGTCATGTAGTAGTGCGGGGCGCTGTACTTGCTCGCCGCCATCCGCTCCGCGATAATGCGTCGCATGGGGGAGAGGGGCACCCGCTGAACCTTCCCCGAAACCATGGCCAAACCCGCCGGCGCCGCGGCAACACGAGGCGCGACGAGAGCCCGCTCCACGTCGTCCTTCGTAACCTTGCCGCCGGGTCCTGTGCCTTCGATCCGGGCAAGGTCTAAGCCATGCTCTAATGCCATTTTCCGCGCCGTAGGCGTGATTGCTATTTGTGATGCGTAGGCCTCGACGTCCGCCTCCATCACGCGCCCGCCCGCGCCTGTCCCTCGCGCGAAGGCCGGGTCAACCTTAAGCTGTTCGGCCCGCTTGCGCGCGCGGGGAGATACGGGCGTACGGCCGGCAGGAGCCGCTGTGGGCGCCATCTCCGTCTCCATAGACGCCCTGGACTCTTGACGCGCGGCGCCTGCTTTCGGGGCGGCCGTCTCGGAAGGCTTCGCTGCCCCCCGGGCTGCCACGCCATACTTGGACAGGTCGGGCAGGGCCTCCTTCACGTCGCCGACCAAGGCGACAACGGTCATAACGGGCACCTCGATACCTGGCTCGACCAGGATCTTCCGCAAAATGCCCGCGGCCGTGGATTCACACTCGATTTCAGCCTTGTCGGTCTGGACCGAGAAGAGGACCTCCCCGGCCTTGACCGGCTCGCCCTCTTGTTTACGCCACTCAACGATGGACGCCTCTTCAACCGACTGCCCTAATTGTGGAAGTTTAATCTCTTGCATCACTTATCCTGTTCAATCCAACCCTCTTGCCGGAGACGCGCCCCGGCTTCCAGAATCAGCCGGGCCAGTTCCGAGCCGGGGTTCAGACCGCATATTTCCTGCAGCACCGCCTCAACGCCACCGCGTGCCCGAGTGGATTGAAGACGCCCTGCCGCACCGTCAGCAGGATGATCGTACCGGATTGCTGCGGCCGCTGCAAATGCAATGTGTTCAGGCACAATACCTTGCTCCAGACACATGAGGCCGGCCCCGATGAGCCGGTCCTTCGGACCCAGCTTCCGGATCGGATCCGCGGCAATCCGCCGAACCTGGTCGCCCAGGGCTTTGTTGCGGTACCGTCTGGCAAGATCCGCTGCATGCGCCTCCAGATCCGCTTTGTCCATTCCCCATTTCCGCGCCAGGCTTTCACAGGACTCGGCTGTCGCAGCCTTCATGCCAGCAAGCACCCTCCCGTCTTCCATAGCCTGCCAGATGTATTCATGACCGCGGAGGTAGCCAAGGTACGCCGCGGTCGCATGGCTCAAGTTGTGCACGAACAGTTTGCGCTCAACATAGGCCCCGAAGTTGGCCTTGGGCAGGAGGTTGTTGAGTTTCGGGATAGGGCCTTTGAAGGCTTCTTTGTCCACCGGGAGTTCACAGTAGGCTTCCACGCAGATCAGCAGCGGATCCTCCGCGCGCTCCTTCTCCGTCATGATCGGCACCATGCGGCCAATGCTGGCCTCAACGAAACCGACTTTCTCATCCAGAACCGCATGGAACCTCGGCTCAAGGTGCTCTCTTACCTTTTCCCGCAGAAACGGCCCCGCCCCAATGAGATTTTCGCACACGATGAAGTTCAAGGGCCGCGCCGAGGGGTTCGCGAACCGTTTCTCGATGCCGCGCGCAATCGTTGGCGCCACTTTGGGCAGCACATTGACCCCCACAGCCGTTGCCGCCAGATCCGCCTCCCCAATTGCCCGCGCCACGGCATCGACATCACCCGCATGCAACGCCGAGACATTCCGGATGCACAACGTCTGCGGCTCTTCGTCGACGATCCGTAACGGGTACTCCCCGCGCTTGTTCAGCGCCTGCACCACGTCGTCGAGCACGTCCACGAATGTCGCCGCGTACCCCGATTCGTAGTAAAGTTGCCCAAGAAACCCCCGGCCAATATTGCCGGCCCCCAATTGCAGAGCTCTTTTCAAGCGTAGTCCTTTCTATTCAGCGGTTCGGCATGAAGGGAACTAGAGTATACCTTGTCCGCAACCCGTTTTCGATCCGCCAATCATCGTCCCCATGCCGAATACTTTGACGAACAGGGGCGCCTCCGAACAGCTGATGTCCCCATAACCCACAGTGGTCATGGTGGTTACAGTGAAATACACGGCGTCCGGCCAGCTCAGGTTGGGAGACCGGTGAAAAACATAAACGGATGCGCCCATGAAAAGCGCCACACCGAAGAGAATGGCAACAAACGCCTTCCCCATTGTCAGCATGCCCCAGGGCCGACGCCCTCCAAGTACCCCAATCACAGCCATTTTGCGAGGGCCGCGATGCGGTTGTCAAAGCAAGTCTTTACTGCACGTGCGTCACATACGCGAGCAATTCCTCGTGAATATGGCCATTGGAAACGAGAACTCCGTCATTCTGGCCAAACAACTGTAAAGGATGGCCGCTCAGATCGGACGATGTGCCGCCCGCTTCCTCCGCCAGCAGAAGACCCGCTGCGTAATCCCACGGACGCAACGACACGTGCACGTATCCATCCCCGTCGCCGGTCGCGACCGAGCATAGCCCAAGAACAGCCGCGCAATGGCACCGAAACTGCCCGGCATTGAGCAGGATCTCCCGTGCGCGGTCCAGCGTCGGCCGGCGCGCAGGCGGTCCTCCAAAATCGATCTCGACACGCGCAACAGACAAAGAATGCACGTTGGAGACATGAATGGGGCTGCCATTGCGCCGCGCCCCCGATCCCCGCTCCGCCAGGAACACATCGCCTGTAACCGGGAAGGCGACTCCTCCCGCCACCGGCAAGCCGCCGCGCGAGAATGCTATCGATATCCCGAACTCTGGCAAGAGCGAACGCACGAAGTTCTGGGTGCCGTCGATTGGATCGATGAGCCATGCCCGGGCACAGGGATCGCCCGGGTACCGCGCATACCTCCCCTCTTCCCCCACCACAACATCGTCAGGAAAAGCTTCCTGAATCAGGGACACGAGCTGGCGCTGCACCTCGATATCCACCTCCGTCACCAAATCGTTTGCGTGACTCTTTGATGAAATGTCCAGATACTCCCTGTCTTCATGGCGTTCGCGCACATACGGAATAAGTGCATCAAAAGCCTCCTCGATCAATTCGAGCTCGCTCATTGGCGTTCTCCGGCACGTGTCAGCCCTTGAGACCCGTCAGGGTAATCCCCTGGATGAACGTGCGCTGCGTCAAAAAGAAAAGAATAATGATGGGAATGGTGATCACGCTCGACATGGCCATCAGCGGCCCCCATGCGTTCTCATGTTGGCTCTGAAACTGCTGCAGCGCGATGGCAAGCGTGTACTGGCGGTCATCCTGAAGATACACCAGAGGATTCAGAAAGTCCGCCCACTGAAACAGAAACGTGAACAGCGCCGTAGTGGCAAGCGCGGGTTTTGACAGCGGCAGGATGATGAAAAGGTAGATCCCGAACTCGCTGCATCCGTCAATACGGGCCGATGCGCTCAAATCCTGAGGAACGCCCAGGAAAAACTGGCGGAGCAAGAAAATATAGAACGGCGTGCCGAAGAATGCGGGGATGACGAGCGGCTTGAACGTACCCACCCATCCGAGCTGGCGGTACATCGCAAACAACGGAATCAGCGTGACCTGGTAGGGCAACATCATCGTGGCCAGGACGAGCACAAACACGATCTCGCGCCCACGCCACGGAATACGCGCGAAACTGTATGCCACCAGCGAACACGAGACCAGCGTGCCCAGCACCACCGTCACGCAAACGAAAAGCGTGTTGCGCAAGTTCCGCCAGAACGCCATCCTGTGAAACGCGTCCGCGTAGTTCTGCCAATGCAGGCCCGCACGCTGTTGAACCTCGAAATCCTCAGCCCACGCGGTCACCTGCTCATCCCCCAATTGGAGTATGTGACGCCCCAGCTTGTCACGGCCCATGTCGACACCCGTCTTGCCTTGGTACACCACAAGCGGGCGGCCCTCCGCATCGACGCGGGCGGTCGTCGGAATCCACTGGGGCGGTTCGCCGGGCTTTGGGAAAATGCGCGACTCGTGTTTCAACGACGTCGAGAGCATCCACAGAAATGGGGAGATGAACACCGCGGACAATACCAGCAACACGGCGTAAACCAAGATCTTGTTGACCGCCTTACTCGCCATGGTAATGCACCCAGCGCTTGGACGAGATCAGCACCCCGACCGTGGCCGCCAGGATAACCAGAAAAAGCAGCAAAGCCATGGCCGATGCGTAGCCCATTTTCAGATAGACAAACGAATTCCGGTAGAGGTACAAGGCGTAGAACATCGTGCTGTCGGCGGGGGTGCCTTTTCCCGCGGTCATTACATACACCTGCGTGAAGTACTGAAACGCTCCGATCAGCCCCATCACCAGATTGAAAAGAATCGTCGGCGTCAACATGGGAAGCGTCACGTTGCGGAACTTCTGCCAGGGTCCCGCGCCGTCGATGTCGGCCGCTTCATACAACACCGCCGGCACGTCGGCCAATCCCGCCAGGAAAATCACCATCGGGCCGCCCACCGACCATAGGCTCATGAGTATCAGCGAAGGCTTCGACCACCGGATATCCGCAATCCATCCCGGACCCTCAACATTGAAAAACTCCCGCAGCATGCCGTTGATAAGCCCGCTTTCGGGGTTGAGAACCCACAGCCACAACACCGCCGACGCCACAATCGGCACGATGGTCGGCAAAAAAAAGACCGTGCGAAAGACCGACTGCCCTTTTACGGCCTGGTTCAGCAACACGGCAAGGCCCACGGCGAGAATAAGACTGAGCGGCACCGAGAACGCCGTGAAATACAGTGTGTTGTACACGGATTTCCAGAAAACTTCGTCGCGGAAAAACAGGGCCCGGTAATTGGCCAGCCCCGCAAGCGTTGGCGGGGTGATGATGTTGTAATGGCACAGGCTGTAATACACGCTCATCACCAGCGGGTAAACCATGAATATCGAGCCGCCGATGAGGTACGGAAGAGCAAAGAGAATTCCGTTGCGCAGGTTCCTTCGCTCCATCCGCGTCATGATTGGTCCCGTTTCATAATGGCAAGAATCCGGTCCAGCTCCGCATTGCAGTTGTTCTCGGTATCGCGAGCCGCCTGTTCGGGCGTCTTCTCGCGCAACACCACCAGTTCGCGCTCGCGTTCCACTTCATCGACGAAATACTGTGCCACCGGCGTCACCGGAATCACGGGCGTCTCCTTCGTCAGCACTTCTTTGACGAATACCGAAAACACAGGATCGCCCATGAACCGCTCGTGCGTGGCTTCAGAACGGCGGCACGGGATATTGCTGATCGCGCGGTTGTAGTCGCTTGCGGGCGACGGGCGGCCGCCGGGACGCGGACTGTTGAACCACTCGATGTATTTCCAGGCCGCCTCGGGATGCGGCGCTCCCGCGGGAATCATGTCGAGCACGCACGTAGGCGAATAGCTGCGCGGCGGCGCGCCTTCAGGCTGCGGCAGAGGAGCAACCCCCCAGTCCAGTTCCGGGGCGTACCGCGGGATAAACGAAGCCTGCCATTCACCCTCCTGTGTCATGGCAACCTTCCCCGAATAAAACGGGTTGTTCGCGCTCATATACGCGCCGAACCCCGTCCTGAACGCCGCTACCATCTCCGGGTTCAGCGCATAGGGAAGCTGCTTCTCTGCATTCGGGTCGATCGAGAAACTCTGCATCCACTTGAACATCGCGATGATGTTCGTGTCCTCGCCGCAGACAAAACGCCCCGAGGCGTCATCAAACCATTTTCCCCCAAACAGGCTGCCCCACATGTGCGTGTGATCCCACGGCAGCCAGGGCAGAAAGCCGATCTGCTTCAAACCCGCCGCATCGCGAACCGTCAGTTTGCTCGCATACTCGATTAGCTCCGCCATTGTGCGCGGAGGCCGTTCGGGGTCAAGGCCCGCCTTCCGGAACGCCCTCTTGTTCCACAACAGGCAGATGCTGTCCGTGGTGATAGGAATCCCCCACGTATGCCCGTTAAACGTTACCGCGCGCCACATATGGGGAAAGAAGTCATCCGGATTGATCGATTCGGACTCTTTGATGAAGCCGTCCAGGGGCATCACGCAATGTTGGGGCGCCAAAGCCGTCAGGATCGACCCTTCCGTGCTCAGAATGTCCGGAGGGGTTCTCCCCGCGATAGAAGTCAGCAGTTTCTCCATTGTGAAGCCCACGGGGAGCGCCCGCACGTAGACTTCATCCTGAACGGCATTAAACTCATCAATCAACGCCTTACGTTCGTCAAATTCATGCCCGGTGTGGCGGTCCCAGTAGGTGATGATGACACGCCCTTCCTCAAGCGCAGCCTTTTCGTCCGGCGACCCCGCCTCGGACGGCCACAACAGGGCCACCACGACAGCGCATGCTGCTATCACCAGTACCCAGCGTATATACGTGGCTCTCATGAAATTCGGTCTCACTCGGAAAACGTCTATGCTGCCAGGGAACCACCATTATGCAGGTTGCAACCCGAGGGAATCTACACGGTGCCGCCGTTGCGGCCGCCCAAACCTCTCTCCCGCAGCGTCCCCCGCCGTTCCTGACGCCACTGGACGCCCTCGCCCTCGGAGTTCCTTGCTCCCCCTTTGCCCTTTAAGCCCCTGCCTGTATTGTTTATCGCAAAGAGGCGCCCTCGCTTATGGGGCACGCTCTCCCCGGGATCGCCGGGCATCGTCTCGGCGCCGTTCCCCAATTGCCATGGTCTTGCATCCCCGCGCCAACGGCGCGAAACATACCAGCCTGGCCTGAAGGGCCAGGATCTCGCCCCCATTCCCCCTGCGATACGTTCTCCCTGGGATCGCCGNNNNNNNNNNNNNNNNNNNNNNNNNNNNNNNNNNNNNNNNNNNNNNNNNNNNNNNNNNNNNNNNNNNNNNNNNNNNNNNNNNNNNNNNNNNNNNNNNNNNGGGATCGCCGGGCATCGTCTCGGCGCCGTTCCCCAATTGCCATGGTTTCGCATCCCCGCGCCAACAGCGCGAAACATACCAGCCTGGCCTGAAGGGCCAGGATCATGCCCCCTCCAAACATCCAGCGCTGAAGGCGCGGTACATCTCGGCACACTGGCTGGATATACTGGATGTGGCGCACCACGGCTCTCGTGGCGGCGTTGAACTGTGCGGCGCGCACGCGCCCGGCATGATCGGCAACCATCTGTTGCGGGTTCTCTGAGATGCCCCTACGGTAAACGGCCCCGTCCGCCCCTGCGCCCGCCTCCCTGCCTCCAGAGCGGAGGAATGTTCTTAGCGTTCCACTCGTCGTACGCGGACTGCATCTCTTTGACGCGCTCCGGGTTTTCGGATGCCAGGTCTGTCTTTTCCTCCATGTCGCCGGCAAGATTGTACAGTTGCGGCGAACCCTCCGCGAGTCTCAGCAGTTTCCAGTCGCCAACGCGCGCCGCCGACTGTTCCCCGAAGCGCCAGAACAGGCTCTTGTGAGGCATGTCCTTCGCTTCCCCGCCCAGGTAGGGAAAAAGGTTGACACCGTCAAACTGAGCCTCCCGAGCGGCGCCACCGGCCGCGGCAAGGGCGGTGGGGTGGATGTCCAGCGAGATCACCGGCCTATCGTCCACCTTGCCTGCGGGGATGCGACCCTTCCATTGCACAAGAAACGGCACCCGAATGCCGCCTTCCAGAACCTGTCCCTTGTATCCGCGCAATGGATTGTTGCAGGAAGTCGTTTTGAGTGTGGGCCCGCCGTTATCACTTACGAAGAAGACCAACGTCTGCTCTTCGAGCTCCAGTTCCCGCAGCTTTGCGAGCACCAGTCCGACACCGTCGTCCAGGGCCGACAACATCGCCGCAAACACTTGCCGGTTCCTATCTTCGATAGCGCTGAACCGCGACAGGTATTTCTCGGGCGCTTCAAGCGGGCCATGAACCGCGTTAAACGGGAGATAAACAAAAAACGGTTCGCCGTGGTGGCGGTCGATAAATGCGGCGGCCTCTCGCGCAAACATGTCCGTCGTGTAGTCCACTTCGGATACCGGTTCGCTGCCGCGCAGGATGGGATTCCTGCCGCCTTGCGAGGCGCTCAGGTAAGGATGCGCGCCCGCCAGGAATCCAAAGAACTCATCAAACCCCCGCTTCTGAGGGTGCGTCTCAGGCCGGTAGCCGAGATGCCATTTGCCGAACATGCCGGTCGCGTAACCCAGCGGCTTCAGGTTTTCTGCGAGTGTGGCCTCTGACAACGGGAGCCCGAACTCAGGATTCGCCTGGTCCTCTCTGCCCGGATTGAACTCATGGCCAAACCGCTGCTGATACCGGCCTGTCATGAGCCCGGCACGCGTAGGACTGCACACCGGACACGAAACGTAACCGTTGGTGAAGCGGACCCCGCCGTGTGCAATCGAGTCGATGTTCGGGGTCGGAACGTCCTTGCACCCTTGCACGCCGAGCTCGGCGTAACCCAGGTCGTCGGCCAGGATGACCACAATATTGGGTTTCCGTGTCGCCGCCGTCCCGGCAGGCGGCTCCGGAGGCTTCGCCCCCTGGCTCTGTGCAAGGGCGAACTGGTTGCCAAGGCCTGCGCCTCCGGCCAACAGCCCCAACGACGAAATCAAGAATTGCCGTCTCTTCATGTGTGATGCCTCTCTACCGCCGCTGCTCCCCATCCGGACAACGCCACAGGGCATAACCGTGACCGGTTCCAGGCTCGATGCCCCTCTCTTCCCAGTATAACCCCATTTTCACACAAGAGGTTCCGCATGATACAAGATAATGCAGCCGTGCTAGAGCCCAAGGATTGGTCAAATTCTTGAATAGACAGCATCCAACGAATGCCCACATCCATGACAGGTTCTTGCCAGTCGGCCGGTCGGGCCGTACGCCGACCCTGAGGATTGGGAAGATTACCTGCGTGACGGGACCCTCTCATGTATGACCAAGCCGGACGATGCGCTTGTCATGAGACATACCCGTACGGCCTGGCCTTCCGTATCCCGCGCCAACGGCGCGAAACATACACGAACGGCGTCCCTTGGGTCCCTGCGTTTTCCACCAGATAAAATCGCTACAGTGCCCGGCCGGTCTTGATCCACCCGCTCTGGCTATGTAATGTGGGCGCTTCACCGGCAGGGCAAAGCACGATCGGGGAGTCCACATGTCTCAGGAAAACCAGCACCCACTTGCCAAGGCCGATGCGCTGTACCGCCGCGGCCGCTACGATGAGGCGCTGACCGAGATCGCGCGCGTGCAGGCGGGCCAGCCCCCAAACGCCGACGTGCTGTTTCTCCAGGCGCTGTGTCTTCACGGGGCGGGACGCATCAACGAGGCACTGGACCGCTGTAAACAGCTTGGCAGGGAATTTCACGATCACCGCGTGCAAACCCTGCAGGCACGCATAGACGTCCAACTCCCGCCCGAAGCGTACATGGCCCCCAGACGAAAGCGCCTGAACTGGAAGCGGCCACTCAAGTGGGCTGCTGTCCTGGGTATGGTTGTTGCCATTGTCGCGCTGGTCCCGTACGCCCTTGACCGGTTTGCCGAGGGCGCGGGACGCCTCTGGACCGTGCCCCTTAGACCAGGGCTGCTCCCGCCCATGAGCGACAGCCCGCCCTCCAAGCTCTCTGACAACCAGTTCACGGCGGCCGGGCAGACATGGCTCGAGCAGTGGGCCAGCAACCCCCTGCCGGACTGGCAACATGCCGCAAAAGTGACCGCCCCGCGAGTGTGCCTGGCCAAGCTGGCTCTTGGGCGCGACGTGCCCGAAGTGAATGTCTATCTTCAATCCCAGGTCCCCAGTAGAAACAGCGGTTCCAGCTGGAGACTGGGTCCCCTCCAACACGCAGGCGATTACGATTTCGCCGAGGTCACGCTCACGACGCTGCTCTACGTGTTTGGCGGGGACCCCGATCGCCTGTATCCCGAAACCGTCGACCACATTGTCAACGTGCTGCTCATCGAAGAGGGCGGCAAAGCTCGAGTCAAGGTACCGGGTTCATATGGAATGGTGATCGAAACCGAAAACCACCACCTTATGACCGAGGGAAGCCGTTACCTCAAGAACCAGTGGCTTTTCTCCCACGGCAATACCGACTCCAAGTACAACAACCAGGCCAACGGCCTCGAAACATGGCTGAAAGGCTACCTGCAGCAAATGATCGACGAGGGCGTGTATGAGTTCAATTCTCAGCCATACATTGGCTACACGATCCAGGCGCTGCTCAATCTCGAGGCATTCCCGGATTCCAGCGAAATCACCTCCCGTGCGCGTTACGTGCTCGACATCATCAACTACCAGTACGCCTTGGGCAGCCTCGAGCTCCGGCGTTTGGCCCCGTTTCGCAGGCAGACCCGTCACGCCGAAGACACGGCATTGAACCACGACTACAACACCGAGGTCATGTCCGTGTGGACATCGCGCCCAGCCGGCGGCTCGCCCGACGCCTCCATGCACGCGAACGATGGCACCCAGGGAATTATCGCTGAACTCTGCCCATACCGCCCTCCTGACGACGTTCTCACCTGGACCATCGACAAGCGCGCCGACTACTTTGTTCAATTTGGGCGCGGACCCTATGCCAGCCCCGAACTTTACAGCGGCGGCCCCGGCTATCTCTTGTCCGCCGGCGGCGTGCATCGCGGCAAACGTTCCATGATCGCGGCACGGCCCATCAGCCTCATCCTGAACGACGGGGCAACCGACCTGATGCAATGCTTTCACATTCGCGGCAAGGGGAACTGGGAAGACTGGAACAACACGGGGGTGCACAGGCATTTCGCCTGCGGAACAGCGCCGGTCGCGGTCCCCGAACAGTATGCTCCGGCCGCTCAGGCACAAGGATGGGCGGTGTTCCGGCCCGAAGCGGCGCCCGAGCTTTCGATTGCAGTATTCAGCGCGGACGATTTCGGATTGATCGCGCTGTTCCCCGGAGAGACCCTGCTTCCGCAGTCCCTGCTCGAAGAGTTGCAGACCGTCAACCCCGACGCCCAAACCTTGAAACACACGTTCCACTGGCTCGACGGTCGCTCCCTTAGTTACGTCCCGAATGCCCCGAAGGGCACCTGGGTCATCGAAAGTGTAGATGGCGTTTCCGTGGACCGCGATTATGATTCTTGGCCTCACGTGGACGGAGACCCACCCCTGATCTCTTTCCACCGGCGGCTTTGAGGACGCAACGGGAAGCCGGCTCGAAGCCCGCACCACAAGCAAGTCCGCCTGGTCCGAGAGGTATGAGCCACAGGCGGGAATGCTCACGGCGCCAGAACGTAATATGAACCGCTGCGCTGTATGACGAACAGCGCGGTTCTTGCGCGGTTGGTATCTTGCGGCGGTTCACATGCTTCAATACAATGACTCCCCTACGGCAACGCAGGTGTCTCGAATGACTGTCAGAAAACACGACATACGCCCCGTGCGGGTGCTTCCCGAGGACGTGGCCAACAAGATCGCCGCCGGCGAGGTCGTCGAGCGGCCCGGCTCCGTCGTCAAGGAACTCATCGAGAACTCCTTGGACGCCGGGGCTAGCCGTATCATCGTACGACTTGTAGCCGCAGGACGGCGCACTATTGAAGTGATCGATAACGGTTGCGGCATGAACGAGCAGGACG contains these protein-coding regions:
- a CDS encoding mannitol-1-phosphate 5-dehydrogenase, whose product is MKRALQLGAGNIGRGFLGQLYYESGYAATFVDVLDDVVQALNKRGEYPLRIVDEEPQTLCIRNVSALHAGDVDAVARAIGEADLAATAVGVNVLPKVAPTIARGIEKRFANPSARPLNFIVCENLIGAGPFLREKVREHLEPRFHAVLDEKVGFVEASIGRMVPIMTEKERAEDPLLICVEAYCELPVDKEAFKGPIPKLNNLLPKANFGAYVERKLFVHNLSHATAAYLGYLRGHEYIWQAMEDGRVLAGMKAATAESCESLARKWGMDKADLEAHAADLARRYRNKALGDQVRRIAADPIRKLGPKDRLIGAGLMCLEQGIVPEHIAFAAAAAIRYDHPADGAAGRLQSTRARGGVEAVLQEICGLNPGSELARLILEAGARLRQEGWIEQDK
- a CDS encoding 2-oxo acid dehydrogenase subunit E2, which encodes MQEIKLPQLGQSVEEASIVEWRKQEGEPVKAGEVLFSVQTDKAEIECESTAAGILRKILVEPGIEVPVMTVVALVGDVKEALPDLSKYGVAARGAAKPSETAAPKAGAARQESRASMETEMAPTAAPAGRTPVSPRARKRAEQLKVDPAFARGTGAGGRVMEADVEAYASQIAITPTARKMALEHGLDLARIEGTGPGGKVTKDDVERALVAPRVAAAPAGLAMVSGKVQRVPLSPMRRIIAERMAASKYSAPHYYMTVEVDMAASMAFRRSCSEFKASFNDLVLRAVALAIQQHPQVNARWAGDAIELAGDINLGFAVALPAGLIVPVVRQAQNKTLKDINRVCGELAEKARTGKLLPDDYSGNTFTVSNLGAFGVDHFTAIINQPDSAILAVGQIKERPVVIDGGIHVRPIMKMTLSSDHRVIDGAVAAQFMKTLKGILEDANF
- a CDS encoding inositol monophosphatase, which gives rise to MSELELIEEAFDALIPYVRERHEDREYLDISSKSHANDLVTEVDIEVQRQLVSLIQEAFPDDVVVGEEGRYARYPGDPCARAWLIDPIDGTQNFVRSLLPEFGISIAFSRGGLPVAGGVAFPVTGDVFLAERGSGARRNGSPIHVSNVHSLSVARVEIDFGGPPARRPTLDRAREILLNAGQFRCHCAAVLGLCSVATGDGDGYVHVSLRPWDYAAGLLLAEEAGGTSSDLSGHPLQLFGQNDGVLVSNGHIHEELLAYVTHVQ
- a CDS encoding sulfatase-like hydrolase/transferase, which codes for MKRRQFLISSLGLLAGGAGLGNQFALAQSQGAKPPEPPAGTAATRKPNIVVILADDLGYAELGVQGCKDVPTPNIDSIAHGGVRFTNGYVSCPVCSPTRAGLMTGRYQQRFGHEFNPGREDQANPEFGLPLSEATLAENLKPLGYATGMFGKWHLGYRPETHPQKRGFDEFFGFLAGAHPYLSASQGGRNPILRGSEPVSEVDYTTDMFAREAAAFIDRHHGEPFFVYLPFNAVHGPLEAPEKYLSRFSAIEDRNRQVFAAMLSALDDGVGLVLAKLRELELEEQTLVFFVSDNGGPTLKTTSCNNPLRGYKGQVLEGGIRVPFLVQWKGRIPAGKVDDRPVISLDIHPTALAAAGGAAREAQFDGVNLFPYLGGEAKDMPHKSLFWRFGEQSAARVGDWKLLRLAEGSPQLYNLAGDMEEKTDLASENPERVKEMQSAYDEWNAKNIPPLWRQGGGRRGGRGRLP
- a CDS encoding carbohydrate ABC transporter permease produces the protein MASKAVNKILVYAVLLVLSAVFISPFLWMLSTSLKHESRIFPKPGEPPQWIPTTARVDAEGRPLVVYQGKTGVDMGRDKLGRHILQLGDEQVTAWAEDFEVQQRAGLHWQNYADAFHRMAFWRNLRNTLFVCVTVVLGTLVSCSLVAYSFARIPWRGREIVFVLVLATMMLPYQVTLIPLFAMYRQLGWVGTFKPLVIPAFFGTPFYIFLLRQFFLGVPQDLSASARIDGCSEFGIYLFIILPLSKPALATTALFTFLFQWADFLNPLVYLQDDRQYTLAIALQQFQSQHENAWGPLMAMSSVITIPIIILFFLTQRTFIQGITLTGLKG
- a CDS encoding potassium channel family protein; the encoded protein is MGKAFVAILFGVALFMGASVYVFHRSPNLSWPDAVYFTVTTMTTVGYGDISCSEAPLFVKVFGMGTMIGGSKTGCGQGIL
- a CDS encoding ABC transporter substrate-binding protein, which codes for MRATYIRWVLVIAACAVVVALLWPSEAGSPDEKAALEEGRVIITYWDRHTGHEFDERKALIDEFNAVQDEVYVRALPVGFTMEKLLTSIAGRTPPDILSTEGSILTALAPQHCVMPLDGFIKESESINPDDFFPHMWRAVTFNGHTWGIPITTDSICLLWNKRAFRKAGLDPERPPRTMAELIEYASKLTVRDAAGLKQIGFLPWLPWDHTHMWGSLFGGKWFDDASGRFVCGEDTNIIAMFKWMQSFSIDPNAEKQLPYALNPEMVAAFRTGFGAYMSANNPFYSGKVAMTQEGEWQASFIPRYAPELDWGVAPLPQPEGAPPRSYSPTCVLDMIPAGAPHPEAAWKYIEWFNSPRPGGRPSPASDYNRAISNIPCRRSEATHERFMGDPVFSVFVKEVLTKETPVIPVTPVAQYFVDEVERERELVVLREKTPEQAARDTENNCNAELDRILAIMKRDQS
- a CDS encoding sugar ABC transporter permease, producing the protein MTRMERRNLRNGILFALPYLIGGSIFMVYPLVMSVYYSLCHYNIITPPTLAGLANYRALFFRDEVFWKSVYNTLYFTAFSVPLSLILAVGLAVLLNQAVKGQSVFRTVFFLPTIVPIVASAVLWLWVLNPESGLINGMLREFFNVEGPGWIADIRWSKPSLILMSLWSVGGPMVIFLAGLADVPAVLYEAADIDGAGPWQKFRNVTLPMLTPTILFNLVMGLIGAFQYFTQVYVMTAGKGTPADSTMFYALYLYRNSFVYLKMGYASAMALLLFLVILAATVGVLISSKRWVHYHGE